Genomic segment of Catharus ustulatus isolate bCatUst1 chromosome 3, bCatUst1.pri.v2, whole genome shotgun sequence:
aaaatacaggaaaagagTAACAGTAATTTAGTTGTGTATTAAGATGtagtttaaaaatgcaaattctgtCCTAAGATAAACCTGCACTGATTTTTGTACTGATCTCAACTTCACCAAAATACTAATTCACTGATAGAACTCATGAGCTTGTCTGAGGGATGAGAACAGAtacttttttccctcattttgtAGCTTGAAGATCAGAAGTTTCCCAGTAAGAGAATGATTCTGCTAATTATTCTTAAATTATAGAGAGCTTAGGAATCCTGAAGTTTCTCTGTTGCAATGGGATCAGTATCACAGAATTTGAAGAGTAGGATGCTGTGAAGACTGCACTACTGAAATTGTATCAATACTCTGAGTATAATAAACCAAGCTCTGCTTTGGACTAAATCATTAGCCATTGAGAACTGCAGAGAGCAACCACATAAGACAAAATTCACAACAATAATGAGATAATCTAACCTCTGGAGAAAGCCTAGtttagaattacagtaatttcacgactataaggcgcaccggactataaggcgcacccccctggattcggcaaaattcgcaactttgtagatcagataaggcgcaccggtctataaggcgcactttttttttgcagcgaggccccgcccccagctcaccccgtgtggttgctggccgaggccccgcctcaacccggcagccgttggcccccgggcccgcctccacccggtaggggcggtgccacgagccaccgagccaccctggacccggcagccatgggcccccgggactgcctggacccaggagtgggggtgccgccggccccctagcccaccttcatctggcagccgtgggctcctgggagtacttccacccgggaaggcgggtgccgcggcccccctagcccacattcacgcggcagccatggggccccaggactgcctggaccggagaggggcggtgcctcggcCCCttggcccgcctccacccggcaggggcagtgccgtgggcctccgggcccgcccccagccggctgccgcggcacttccggctccccccacggctctcagctcacacttccggtttggcaaatttcgctgctttgtacatcagataaggcgcaccggactataaggcgcacttccgggttcgagggaaaattttagtcaaaagggtgcgccttatagtcgtgaaattactgtacttagtcGCCAACTTGACCTGTTTTGCCaaaatatgtgtttttaaattgtCATATTTAAACCTTCACCCTACTTTGTGGGCATGAAGGAAAATGTTCTCTGATTCCGAAAACCACTTTTCTGCGAGTCTTGGCTTCCTGATTTCCTGTAGCTGTCATTGGGAGATGACTGCCCTACCTACTGCAGTGGCCAGTATGTACCCAGAACACATTTAACTCACTTTCCAAGGAATAAACACAAAATCTTGCAGGGATTTACTACTTGTGGTTATTTTGGCAATGAGTGATGGACGCATTTTTGAAGTTGCGTTTCTCAAAAGTCCTGTGTCTTATGATTTGCCCCCCCGAAAAGCTGGCTGGCAGATCACAATCACACCGAGCTAGAGCTTTCTGAGCTGCAATGGAATGAGCTTTGGAAATAACCGCGCGTGGGTGTTGAGCAGCGGGGAGTATGTGGAATGCTAGACAGGTCCAGGATGCTAGAGAATTTCCTCATCTGAAGTAGCTCATTATCtggaaaaaacattattttgctGGCTGGAAGTCAAAGAAGGGGTCTCTTCACATGGAGAGGAAGCAACAAGCATGCCTGGAGAAGACTGCAGGCTTATTTATGCTACCTGCAAGGATCAGCCAGTCTTTCAGGGGGATTGATGATGTGGTGTTCGAGTGGATTGGCTCCAGCCTTCAGTTGCTATTCCCCTCTTGCATGCCATCACCCAGATAACAGTTCCTGTTTGTATTTACTGGTGcattcagtttctttttcttttgatagTAGAAGTGAGTTGCAAAGTTCCTAACTGAAGCTGGAATGGTTTGCATAGGGCTGTATTTCTGtgcttgcctttttttgtttttttttttttttctctgttcctcaTGGCCACCTTCCAGACAAATCCTTCATTAAAGCATTAAAGTTGTCTTGAATGGATTGTTTAAGGGTGTCCTCTCACCTGGttaaaagagatggaaaagagatatgagtcttctcttctcctgccctttcccagcaTCTTTGTCCTTACGACGTCTCTGAAAGCACTGAAACCTCCCAAACCAAAGGTTTAGGTATTTTTTGCCTGGAATATCTTTTGTGAAACCTCACTGAAATCTAAGGACTTCAATAGCAACTGTTACCCAGGATAAATTAAAGGAGCAGATAAGCTCTTTATCATATTAGGAAGCAAAACCAGTAGAGTGTGCTTTAAAGACAAAATGCAAGAAGAAATCTAAAATAATTaacaagaaatagaaaaaaaaagaaacaacaaaacccacaggCTTTAAAACAGCTGgagtttttgtaaaaaaaaaacctctcactTCAAACCTGGATTCTGAGGAATGATTTACAGAATGAGATCTTTTTATTGCAGTAGCAACACAAGTCTACAGAAGAGTAAGGACCAGAGaataggaaaaaaccccaagaaataTTTGGCCAGTTTGAAAACTGTCACCAGCAGCAAAAGACAAGTTAAGTAAAGGATTTGAAATTCAGTTCTGGAAGACTGTATGGGACCAAACATTGACAAGACTTTAGCTTCCTCCCCTAAAGAAGGAAGGGCTCTGTGATATTGTCTATCTCTCAGTACAACAACCCTACCTTTGTAATTGGAACCTACTTCAAGGAGATTTGACAGTCAGGTCAAGTCAAAATATGTGCAGCTGAGAGTCAGACACATGTGCTGCCTGTTTCTTAGCCACAGATGTAGCAGCTGgacacagaaagggaaaatgggaggcAGAGGGTGCACAGGAACTTACACAGGACAGAGAGGTGAATGCACAAGGTCAAATCCAAGCTGGTCTGAAAATCAAACCACTTTTGTGATGGCCAATGCTGCACATCAAAGAAAGGATGCAGCCAGACTTGCAACAGTTGCACAAGACCTTCCTTTTCCCTCAAATCAGTAGTCCTAGCTCAAATGTGCCTGTTGCCATCCGAGAAGCTAAAAAATGTATGTACTTTGAGGAATCTCCTTAGTTCACTTCAGCACTGGggctttaaataaaacaaacaaacaaaaaaaaaaaacccaaataaaatatGGCAACAAAACAACTCGCAACTGGGATTTAACCTCAGGTTAAAATCTGTGAAAGAAGGCCAAAGATTTCCTGAGGGTTTGTGGACTGTGTGTCATTTCCTTGTATTTTGGTCCAACAGAATAGGAAGCACCTGGTAATGTGGAAGACAAAAGCTGCTCTCCAAAAGCCACATAGTTTTGTGTGCCAAAAAACTTGTGCTGAAAAAGACTTGCATTTGTTCCTGACATATTTtgcactgttaaaaaaatataaggCTGGTCTTTGAAAAAAGAAGTCAATAATGCAAAAGTGGAAGCACatttttattgggaaaaaagcCATAGAAAGGGTTTCTGTGACTATTAGGCAGGCCAGTAAGGAGTTTTCTGAACTCCTGGGGAGATCCTGTGTAGGGTGATTAGGATGTGGTGGAGATGGAATAAAATCTGGGGgtgaaaagttaattttcagATGTCCCTATGCAGAGCAGGAATGTTTGAACTAGATGCTCTTCAAAAGCtccatccaacccaaacccttctatGGTTCTATGACACTCTGGTTCTTGCCAGTTCAGTGCAAGACATTTAATTCAGTGCTAGCATTTAGTACACAATATAACCCGTGTTCACCACAAacatgaaaggaaaaggtgCTTCTCTTGGTGAGGCAGGAAGCGTAAGCAATCTGCCACCAGTTATTATTTGCTACAAAACGTATTTTGGCTAGTGAATGAAATTGGTGTTTTTAAGAAGTCCTATAggaagtgctgcagaaacaTAACTTgtcaaaattccctttaaaaactAAAGTCAGGCGAGCTAGCTCCTCCCGGCTGCTCCTGAGGGGAGCCAAGGGCGCTGAAGGCAGCGCCCTGAGGGGGCCGCGCGCAACCGCTCCGGGTGACGTCACGGGCCGCAGCGGGTGACGTCACGAGCCGTGAGGCGGGAGGAGGAGGCGTCCCGGGGTCTCTCGGCGCGGCCGGGTCAGGCCTGGCTGTGGAACCTGAACCTGCTGGGGAACAAACTCTGCTGGCACTGACAAACGGACATCGGAGCGTTGGCCCCTGCCTGCTTAGGATTTATTTTGTACCGCAGTCAGGGCTTTGGGCACCTTCTCctaccccaggttgctcagagctccgtccaacctggccttgaacattcccagggatggggcagccacagcttctctgggcaatccgtgccagtgtctcaccaccctcacagctcGGAACGTCCTCCTAATATCTCATCCGAACCTActttctgtcagtgtgaagccacTCCCTCTTTGTGCTGTCACTCCATGCTCTAGTGAACggtccctctccatctttcttgtaggctcccaTCAGGAAGGTCACAGCTGGGTCAcctcagagccttctcttctctaggctgaacgcaaaatctcagtctttcctcaaggagagctgctccatccctccgATCATCCTGGTGGCTTCCTCTGGCCTcactccaacagctccatgttcttcctgtgctggggacaccaaatCTGGACACatctctgcaggtggggtcacacctgaatgaggcagagaggcagaattCCCCCTCACCTGCTGCCTACAGGGATTTGGATGCAGCCTGGAGCAGCGTTGGTTTCTGGGTGGCCAGAACACATTGCCATTTCCAGTCTCCCATacaccagcacccccaagtccttaaataatttttattcatattcTTCAGGAGTCACATTACTGTGTATTCCTCCACTACTGTTTCATTAGCTATGCAGATGTAGAACAGCAAACTGTATGACAAGGAGGGTCAAGATCAGGACTGAGGAAAGGATGACAGCCAGGAAGGAGAACTGATAAATACTAGGCGAAGCTTGATGGTGAAAGGATGGGTCCAGTGTGGTCTTACAAAGTAGAAGCAACAGTTTCCTAAATTTAATGTAAATGGACATGAATAATATTTTGAGATAGGAGTGGTTTGACCAAACCAACCTGGTGAGGGGAAGTGTTATGAAATTACTAAGTCAACCATATGTAAAAATtgttataagtgcatgacatattgttggcttttcgcaactattaaaataaatgctatatgtataatgttaaaatagcttttctgtagaaatgtaagtttttttcttttcttctaatagcaaaagttaaacataaggtttttttaaatagtatgcttaaactacccgCTTAGTTAAAATAAACAGCCCGTAAACGGGTAATAAAAACCCTACAgctaacacaacaattatcaacactcaccggCTGCAAAAAGCCAagaccaccacccaaattaaaaaagaataaaaagaaaattaaaaccacaaaccaaaaaacacgcatgctctaaaaaagcaaacccaacaAGTAACCATACTAAATAGttcccaaaattattttactatacaaaaaaaccctataaatatgcaacaagttaaCATATTataaagtgtatttaaaaaaacattcccaaaaCAACCGTGTGCTCTTAACAGCTTACCAAACATCCAACcgttttaaccctttactttatGTTTCTCtcctattatatttttattaaaccttttgaattttaccaaaacagtaaaacgtgtttttcacaaAATGAATATATCCTGAGACCCAAATATATGCAAAGGCTGAACTAGAATTCTCAGTTTGGAGTTATGCTCCTAGTAAGTGTTCAAGTGGCATATCtatcttcattttcaaatgcaatGGCAGAGGGAGACAGAGCAGCCACAAGCTCAGTCCCTCTGGCCTTGCCTTGCCATTCCCAGCCTCCGGCTGCCAGGCAACAGCCCTGTGGCATCGCAGCTGACGGCACCACCTCGCCCAGAGCCCCTgggccctgctcagctcagctggggcCGAGGGCCAGAGAATGCAGCTCCTCGGGCAGCTCCGCCCGgggctccccctgctcctggggctctgcGTGGCCTCGCTGCTCCCCGGCCCCCTCAGAGCTCGCAGCTGTCCCGCCAGGAGCGGGacccggctgccgctgccagcccagcacgggCAGCAGCCGGGCCCTGGCAcgggcagtgccagcctgtggGCCCTGCAGGGGCACTGCTGCACCTTCTTAGCCCTGTCCCTGTTGCTCGCCAcgctctgcctgggctgcagcctgcGGAGAAAAGCCCCGAGGCAGCAGAGAGAggtgagggatggggacaggcaggTGGCATGGTGCCAGGGGCCGGGAGCTACAGCCTGCAGGGTGAGGAGCGCCAGCCCCTGTGCAGAGGAAAGCCTGGGCAGGCACCAAGgctcctctgcctcttcccagccCCGTGCCCGAGCCCAGAGGCAGAGGTGGGTTCCCTTGCTCCCAGGCGGAAACAAGGACAGGCTGAGCCACCAGAACAAGACAGAACCTGCCCGAGGGCTTCTCCACAcaccctgcagcctgggacagcccaggcaGGCCGTGGATTCCCCAGGAGAGCCCGAGGGGGCCCAGCCCCGcgcagcccctctgcccctctccccgAGCTGCCTGCCCTGTGTCTCCCAGCAGAAGGTCTGGACACGCCCGGCCTGGCCAAGGAGATGCTGCCTGGCTGACTGCTCCCCCCTCAGTGGCGAGGTGATCGAGGTGCTCGGCCGCCAGCAGGaaaactctgcctccagcaggaGCTTCCTGAGACACCTGCGCCAGCGCTGCCTGCGGAGGGACGCGCTCCAGACAGCGAGGAACAGCGAAGTGTGGAAGGACTTAGACGAGGAGGCAGCGCTTTTCTCGAGTTGAAAAAACAAGTCCTGCTAGGCAAATGGAGCAATGCACTGTAAGATTACTCATAAGgcttattattattaaaattgtttatttagACATACAGCTTTTATTAGTAGTGAATGAATTCCAGAGAGGTACCATAgaaattttgtttgcaaaaatTGTTGTTTGGCTAAAGCAGGTGATTTTCTGACAGCTTGTTTGCAGAGAATGAATTATACTGTCCACTGGTGCAGGAACCAGAGTAACAGCTACATGCTGGGCTTACTTTTAACTAACCGAAGCTGAGGAGTTAAAATCTAGTTATCAAGAGGACTCGGGATAATCTTTCATATAATGTATATCCTTTCATTTCTCGTAGTGGAGCTGGAACAAGACATCAAGTTCTGCTATCAGAATAACCTTGTCTTGATCTAATAAAAGCTTTTGAGTTTCAACTTTAAAAGACAGAGCTTTGCAAATGAGAATTTGAGGTGTCagctaaaataaatttacaatATAAGTAAATTCATAACGACATCTGGACTCATTTCATGGTTCTGCAAAGAAGAGGAGCAAGGAGCTGAAAGTGTGGAGGCACTTTGGGAACAGTGGACAGCGTGGATGGGATAATGAAGTGTCTCACATACACAGCTGGTTCCCAGGACTGGTGATAGTGACCATCAGAGAAGGTGTCATGGAAATAGGATTCATATCCAGCTGTCTTTGATCCTGGGAAGGCAGCTTCAGAAAACCTCTACAACAAAGTGGACAGAAATTAGTAAAAACTTAATATCTCTGCAGAACACAACAGTCAAATGCTCATTGAAGCAGAAAGATCTAAAATATCTGATTGTTGCAAGAATTTCCCAAGTCTATTATGAAATAGATGTCTTTTTAATCAATAAGGTTAGTTTTGAACAGCTATCAGAAGCCACGtgtagatatatatatgtatcttgCATATTGATGTGTGTATTGTGTATTGTATTATATAGTGCATActgtattatatatatgtatagtgatatgatatatatgtatattgcatattaatatattaatatatgtaTATGGCATATTCcattatatatatttgtgaTATGCATCTACATTGTATGTCAGTATATAGATGATGGattgtatatatgtatattgaTAGATATTTATGTATATtgatatgtatatatgtattgGTATGTATTCATATGTATTCATATGTAGATATTTATATTGATAGACTATATCTACATAGAAATATGTGCATTGATATGACAAATAGGTATGCAGCATATTCATATATGTGTACATTGAATATTGTATTATATATATGATATAAATGTAGTTTGCATGGATATATAGGTATATAGGTATATTACATATTCTATGATATGTATATTGattatatatatgcatattgCATAGATATATAGGTACGTTACATACTCTATGATACGTGTATTGATTATATATGATGCATATGTATATTGCATAGATATATCGGTACATTCCATATTCTATGATGTATATTGATTATATATCGATAGGATATGTACATATATTGACATGACAGATATGTCTATTGCCCTGGGGCGCACGGTAACACCGTCGGACGTGGCTATCCACCCCCTTGAGAAGTAGATGGTATCTGTGGGGCCCCGCCGTACCCGGCCCCGCCAGCCATTGGTCCTGCGCAATGCCAGTCAATACAACGTCACTTCCGGCCGGGGCGCGGCCCGGCCAATgggcgcggcgcgggggcggGACGCCTCATGCTCACCGAGGCAACGGGCAGGCGGGCGGTCCCGGATGGCGGCGGTGCAGGGTGAGTGCGGTGCcgccgcggggctgcccggACCCGCTGTTCCCGTCTCCCGCGGCACGGCCTGTGCGGCGCGTCCTTCCCGCGGGGCTGCGCGAGTTGGGAACGGGCCGGGCGCGGGCCGCGCGTCCGCCGGCGGGGGCTGCCCCGGGTGACGTCAGCGGCCGCGGTGCCGCGTGACGTCACGGGCCGGGCGGCAGGAGCGGGATGGAGGCGCGGGAGCATCGAGCCTGCCCAGGGCGGGAGCGGCTGCCTCGGCCCGACCCTCGCGTGTGCCTGGGTTTGCCTGTTTAGCAGTCAGAGTTACTTTTGCAGTGCAGGCAAGGCATCATGGGGCTGTAGTGGGAAAATGGTTTCGGTTCCTGTTCTCCAGCAGTCACGCTGTTGTGTGTTCTCGCACCGTTTCTGTCGTTGTACAGATggagaactgggaatgtgtAGCAAGGAGGGATGAAGTCAGGGAGTGGCGGAAGTGTGACAGCCGGGAGGGAGAACTGATAAATCCTGGAAGTGGCTTGAGAGGGAAAAGTTTGGTCTAGTGGGAGATTaacagctggaaggagcaggtTTGTGAATGAAATGTGAAAGGACTTGAAGAACAGTTTGGGATAGGAAGGGTTTGAGAAAATTGAGTGTGTGGGAGGAAGTGTTACAAACGGAAGCGAACGAGAGATAGATTGTCTGTATGTTCTCTGTAGAAGTAAACACATCCTTAGACCCAGCTGTGTGCAAAGGCCTAATTAGGATTTTCACCCTGCAGTTGTACTGTTAGTAAGTCTTTAAGTGACATCTCCATCTTAATTTTCAAAAGCCATTTTTCATCATTATAGCTTTGTCTGCCAGCCCACTATTTCTTCCATTCCTGTCAGAGTTTAAGTCCCTTACTTGCTTCTCTGTCTCTTTAaagtctgtgctgtgcccttGTTGCAGGAATGACTTTCTGTAGGATGTACCAAGATGCAGCAAGGAGGACCAATGGTTGCTGGAGCCTTCTTTACTATTTGGTAAAAAGGAAGTAAATGAAGTGACGATGATAATACTTTAATTTTAGCACTGAAGTTTTTTCAAGTGACCATTACAGCTGGATGTAATCCATAAACACACTCTCTCTGTAGAGCCTGTGTATTGCAATGGCCTTTCATTTTGTCTCAGGACATGCATAATTATAGCAATAagttcatatttaatttttcaagtaaATTTATAAATGTATGAAGACTACTAGGTATGTTTAACATTTAAGAAGAAATGGTGGTAAATAAATATCTTCCTCCAGAGCTGTACTGATATTTCTTACCAAAAGAATAGTTATGGTAAACCAGCTGGTTTGTTCTGTGGCAATGCTGAATCTTGCTAAACGTAATTTTGACCATTTAAATGGAGTAGTATTTAATTGGTGGAGTAAGACATACAGCATTTGCAGAGTCAGTGGTTTAAGTCTTATGCATTAAACATCTCACTTTTCCACTTCTGTTCACCTTCCAGTGTTCTTGGGTTACAAAGTCCTTTTTGAGAGGGTAGGAGTGATAGACATTGTACTGGAATATAGAGGTGTAGAGTCTGacaatggtttggattggaaattCATCTAGTTCTTAGTATATAAACTATCTTAATATATTACAGAGGTTTTCTCCATTCCTGCAGTAACACTACatgcttttcatttccttaaGTAATTCAGTGTATGGAATGTCTCTGTTTCTATTTTACCTGCTGAACTAGACAAATGGTTTTGTGTCAGGATTAATATGAAGTAAGCTGTGGATAACAGCAGCAGTAAATACAGAGTCTGTTTGGCAAGTCCTGATAAATGCATCATTCTGTATTGTTACTTTTCTTATACTAGACAATACTGACAGTATTTCCATTAGCTTTctataaacatttttcttaatatcttgAGGGTAACAGCTAAACCAATAGAGTTACTAAAATATTTGAGCTTAACTTAAGCGTGTTGTGGTTAACTAGTAATCATGGCAGTTACCCAGATAAACATTATTTGACTGTTCTAGACTTACTTGGTTTTAAtgtaaaaaagatatttttccctttttatgcTGCAAATTAGTGGGGAATTACAAGGAGATGGGATGAAACAGTATAGAAGAATAGGAGTTCATGATAGGATCTTAAACAGGTATTCCCTGCCAAAGAAAGGTAGAGATGTGTTTTAAGGGGTTACTTGTGTTAGTTAGGTATGATGGGTGGAGAAACTGGTTGTGTTGTTGGAAAACAGGACACCATGGAAAGCAAAACTTATATTACCAGGTCCTTCAAGTGTGTGGCAAGATCATTTGGTTCAAGTTTTGTTGTAGTGAAAAGGCTGCTTTCAGCTTGCAACATGAGCTTATATTATTTTAGGTCTCATTAATGCTCTTGGCTAGGGAGGAGGCAGAACTTGGAAGCCCTGTTTTGGAGACATGTGTTCCCCTTGGTTCAAACCCCTCTCCCATAAGTTCTTTCTGAGGTTGTGTGAAATTCATCTCTTGAAATTATTGTCTAACATACACATTTGATCTGGTTTTAGGATGATTTCTCtccagaatttatttttgaatggaAGCGTGCTCCTTCCCAGTAGAAGATGGTGATCATAATGTATGATCATGGAGAAGGGGATAAGTTCAGTAGAAGTGTTACCTTCCAAGTCATCTCAGGTTACAGCTGTAAAAGTGGTGGTCAAAGAGCCCgaaacaaagcaaacccaaaGAGGGAAACGAGTGGGATTTGTGCTTGTCCATGCAGGTAAGATGCGGAAGCAGAACAGCTAGAATGGAAAGGATGCATGTTTTGGTATTAAACTAGATACCAACAgaagttttataaaaaaaattcatagtGGCTTTGGACTACTAGTGTGCTAATAAAGTGACATTAACTCTGTGTGCAAGTCTCAGAATGGAGAGTTTGATTGGAAGTTGCAGTGAAAACTGTTAATCCCCATGTAGCTGTCTGGGTGTTCTGGATGGTATTTTGGTTCTCCTAGACAAGGAAAGCCGCTAAatttaaatgattttaaaatgccataTCCTGCAGTTGTCTGCTAAGCTtccaaacccacaaaataagGGAgatatttcattgttttttatcTGTGGAAGGATCAAATACACTAGTTTCATTATTGATGGTTTCTTGTCTAGCTTGTCCATGAGGACAGTTGAGCTAAAACCTTCTGAAATCTGCTTGGGCTGTTTGTTGCAGAACTTTTCCTACCcttctgacatttttcttccaaGTCTAATTTTTTGATCTTGTTCATGTTTAATTGacttactgtttattttttccacatgtAATGCAAGGCTCCTCTACAGATCTGATACAAAAATTATGTTATGTGTGTCTTGCTCATAAATTATTCTCCTGTAGGTTCTTTATTAACTACTGTGAATTAGCAATGCTTGTATCTGGGTGTATATTTGTTTTGAGCATCTGTGTGACTACATGAGATGAAATAGAGGAAAGTGACTTGATCATGCCTAGAATATTTAAAAAGCCAACATGTTACTTGCATTATAAAATCattaaggttaaaaaaaacaaccccacacttcaaattatttattctgGGTTGATGTTTGATGACCCTGGTATTCTATTTTAAGGGCAAGTGAAATTG
This window contains:
- the LOC116993936 gene encoding uncharacterized protein LOC116993936 isoform X2, with amino-acid sequence MQLLGQLRPGLPLLLGLCVASLLPGPLRARSCPARSGTRLPLPAQHGQQPGPGTGSASLWALQGHCCTFLALSLLLATLCLGCSLRRKAPRQQREPRARAQRQRWVPLLPGGNKDRLSHQNKTEPARGLLHTPCSLGQPRQAVDSPGEPEGAQPRAAPLPLSPSCLPCVSQQKVWTRPAWPRRCCLADCSPLSGEVIEVLGRQQENSASSRSFLRHLRQRCLRRDALQTARNSEVWKDLDEEAALFSS
- the LOC116993936 gene encoding uncharacterized protein LOC116993936 isoform X3; its protein translation is MQLLGQLRPGLPLLLGLCVASLLPGPLRARSCPARSGTRLPLPAQHGQQPGPGTGSASLWALQGHCCTFLALSLLLATLCLGCSLRRKAPRQQREKVWTRPAWPRRCCLADCSPLSGEVIEVLGRQQENSASSRSFLRHLRQRCLRRDALQTARNSEVWKDLDEEAALFSS
- the LOC116993936 gene encoding uncharacterized protein LOC116993936 isoform X1, which gives rise to MQLLGQLRPGLPLLLGLCVASLLPGPLRARSCPARSGTRLPLPAQHGQQPGPGTGSASLWALQGHCCTFLALSLLLATLCLGCSLRRKAPRQQREVRDGDRQVAWCQGPGATACRVRSASPCAEESLGRHQGSSASSQPRARAQRQRWVPLLPGGNKDRLSHQNKTEPARGLLHTPCSLGQPRQAVDSPGEPEGAQPRAAPLPLSPSCLPCVSQQKVWTRPAWPRRCCLADCSPLSGEVIEVLGRQQENSASSRSFLRHLRQRCLRRDALQTARNSEVWKDLDEEAALFSS